aatctgggcAGATGATGAGtggttatacatttggcggacatctgtgaaatgaatatttatgggatcaaggagagACTGCaagtaacatatctgcggagtatgaaaacgagaccaggcggcgctaaaaaaggcggaaagttgactaagaaatattatactggaagcgtgaagaggtgagccgcacattttaaaaaatgtttgaactgttaaaaggcgaaacctagctgataacgatgatATTCGcgtctcaaggtgcagaacagcattggcgacatattttggaaggcCCAAACAAAGGCGCAACGCGTCACGCTctaacagcacaagagggcgaagtttataggcaggagctcctgagaataaaacacacccaaACTCTAAAATtcggcggacgtacattttataaatcatcagaagtgtatgcctccTCATGcttgacctagcactacaaagcctgtgtaggatgccaatggcccgaactcctttgcagaaacttgctcaatgtgtgacCGCCAGGACAGAGTAGAggcgtatattactccgagatagttcaccgtctgaacttgaggtattatgttatttctatagagcaTGCAGATATTTACAGAAACAGAAAGCGGAAATACTAAcattgcgcatttcttcacattgagggaggaaaaaacgctaaggcgcccgtgtgctgtgcgatgtcagtgcacgttaaagatccccaggtggtcgaaattattccggagccctccactacggacctatttgttcctctcttctttcactccctccctcatcctttcccttacggcgcggttcaggtgtccaacgatatatgagacagatactgcgccatttcctttccaccaaacaaccaattattattattattcacattgAGGGAcggatgaattcttcctaactaGTTATCAAGAActttgaggtaattttgcaggatTCGATAAAGAgagtgaatgtcacctgctgatgcaaaaaatgcaatattctcggcgtacacataagtttcaCATTTCGAATACacggaattgagcttagaaaaatgttaaatagagcaggtgagagaactgatccttggggtacacctcttgtctgtggaactctccttgaggaaacaccatttttgcagcagtaaaattctctattttccaaaaaacagaaatacaggctacaaaatagcttgggaagttcagttcctgttatcttagtaacagagtcaagtgctcaacgctgtcgtatgctttactgacatccaaggtgacaagggcagcaaactgttttctattgcgagctaatttaattcgactctctaggtcagtatgagcacaccaattttaacaacccggcctgaaacaaATTTGACATTGATTCATGAGGGCATTttttgaaatgaatgacatgacacggctgagaaggaccctttccaccaatttcactaggctcgatgttaatgaaatagggcgtatgttgttctaaagttaagccctccccttgctttttaagcaatggaactatttcagcaagacgccactcatgaggtatccgaggacctttaatagaatggttaactagagccaacaggagTGCAGGAGATTCAATGAACAAAATTTTTaaatagatgaagtgaccttatcggggccaggagccgccgGGGAtcagcgcagaacaatttgcgacagctcaggcatagagacctcagtgaaatcacttgaggtgcatgtgaatatagccggagaaggtagagcagatgtaaagcgaagctctaggccacacgcaatatcctctaaggcctttgcgatgtcagcaggggactgaacgagggattcaatgttggcagccggtggaaccaCCTTgctgcgcctcatgaaattaaacaaagctcgtttattccctgattgtgaaaggaattcataatgatttgtatgatactcctcctttgcacgggcgagaGTGCGCTTGAATGTTGCGCAACATACTTATATACCGACCAATTTTTTGGGCaatgattgatgagaagtttcttccaagctgcttttcgtcgtctatatgcacgcgtgcactcagcatttcaCCAATTGTTCGCAATTTTACTCTTCGTTCCCTTAACCGAAAATTCAGACTTTCGCCTTGCATGgcccagtactgaacatagatgttctgccttgctttcggcacttgtctgagtgcaagtgtctgaagtgatttggagggctgattttagcgtgtctttaaagcaactgtaatttattaacgtgcgctgatgtcgctcaggaagagttaatttacacgcaaacttcaAACTAATCGGTAgttgatcactgtttgttgcacagtaaAGAGGTGCCAAAGACATAACAGAAACTCCTTGGCAGAAAAAAGTTAAAACCAAGGCAGGGTTGCaatgactccgaacaaacgtaggaaatccggaattgttgcagatcaagttgttgtcagaagcccaattaaatagcctagaaccaaagctgtgtGTTTTGAACCCCcgcgtcacatggtgcgaattgaagtctccaagtaatagaacctgagatcggctactagacatgagtgagtcaagcggcgaagtgtcacgcacaccagacagTAAATATACATTAGCTACCGTGAAGGACTCTTGaactgggacactgaggtcaaccgcaaggatttcacattcattgtccgcatattatCATTTATTGGCCCTTAAAGACCCCTGCCCTTAAAGAcccttggaaagaaatgcatgccctgtggcaaaacattgtggagatgagcactaacaaccctcctcCTCGTGATGACCAGTCAAGCCGGAACGggcggtaatccttgagatgatagcTGAAATTTGTATTTAGCCACGTTTtgctgtaaagcaactaaatctggtagaagctgactgcatatgaaatttaaatctgttgaagctgagaaaatATCTcaacaattccactggagtacacttaaaagccctatcttggcgggagtgccgcagccgcgactgccttttctagaatcctggtcttagcatttttaattgtgttacttttctttgtctttgactggggacaagatggacctgcaatattcagtgGAGACCCACTTTTTTCTGGGAGCGGAGATCAGACttcatatccatacagtccatagaggatgcgctCATAACGCTGTTCGTaagagaggcctgagaggtcttttgttgctcacagtgtttttggccctgtggagcggaatcgattactacagaaggaggagtagcttccgaagccaaagaagacaagagcggagcggtggacaccggaagaagattggtcatctgagcagctatgacctgcgaaatgcacgtggatacggtttccataatgcgatccattgcatttgtcacagctttctcaactaccgctgtaatagcctgtgaccaactagaatccattttgggtgggcatttggcggccacagtagagtagcctgaggctctctccttgactgtggcaaaagcctctctccgcttgcatctgcgcttgtctatgagctcaagcacctgaacttcttgtgctcgtgcaggacagtcaggcgaatctgcagggtgagcaccactacacaaacaacatttctcttgagTGTTCAGGACATTCCTATCTGCAATGGCGTTTCCcgcaggcacagcagcgtaaggccgatttgcaggcttttcCGCTATGGcaaaatcgccagcagttttgacactgaagggtccgagagttaaaggcatctactcgaaaaaccaatggccacaccttaatctctgacgggcaaaatattcctgcaagtgtggcaatgacggactccgtaggattTTTACACCATCaacaatcctgctgcatcgatgcacagcaatcactcccgctgGCGAGATGTTCTCAAGAGTTTCCACAGGgttcaatcgagagtcgacccctcggaccaagcccttggaacatgctagatgaggcggaatgaatgcgctcaccgtgtggttggcgaaggtcgtacactttagcggGTCTTCAACGCAGTCTTTAtacggtgacctgcacaaaatatcACCCCTGCAGAACTGCCGGACCTCAGTAATGCACATGAAGTGCTTGGATGTGGATTAAATATCCGCCTGTACTGCCTCCgagttgttcagtcggatagcgcctccattggaaggcactaaagcgaaaggaatgctcgaaacttcactgcggaaaaagagatcaattgggagctggtcttgaggaagagatgccgaccaaggggaaaaccccttgccaggagaagaagtagacattatgctatcgtcccgcgcccaatcaccccagaacaggagaaAGCAGGCACAGGCAAAAAGGAgcaatttagcaagctagcgcaacaacGCCATgtacttagccgctaccccgcagcctgggttgctgggcctGGGTTCTATggagagaagcgaaccgccggcaaaaaTGAGTAAAAGTGATGTAGTGACTCAAATTCGCAACAAGACTCACACAGGTTGGTCAACAATAACACCGATCGATTTAAATAGAGATTTTGTCGCGGTATTCTGCCGCTCAAGAGGGTCATGGAGACCTCACATTTTCCTGAACTGtacatccgcacactccaaggaaatgccaggtgttgaaaatccgctacagcaaggaAAGCCTCAGGGCTCAAGTAGCGGAGGCACAGGAGCCGTTGGAAGCGTGTTGCAGTGAAGAAGACGTTATTAGGGACGAACGGTACAATAGGTCCCCCAAGCGCGGACTTGGATAAAAATTCAACCATATTATTAGAAGCAACGCCATAGTGCCCAGAGACCAAGTGAAAACGGACCTCTGTATAATGTGCCGCAATAAAAAATCGAAGGAAACGGCTCATAGGAGTATCCCACGATATTTCAAGCGCTggcaagacggaaaggctgtttgaaagtataataacctgaaGGATACTGCAGGGAATCTTTATTAAGGCCAAGTGAATGGCCAGGAATTCGGCAAAAAATAGGGGTAGagtcaggggcccgaaatgaaAAATTCCAATCAAGAGCCACTGAGTAAAGGCCAATGgtttccttttcattttgctgggaggcCAATTGTATCGCTCCTGAGACTTTTTCTTCCTCTCTAGTTAGGGACtggatgacacattgctgtgcgcAATTGCTTCTGACATCGAAGTACTGAAATAATACCTCAGCCAGCGCGCGATTGGCCGTCTTCTAAGAGCTTCGAAACTGCAACTGTGGGAACGCCGTCTTAGAATTCATtcagcaatttttattttttgatcttATCGGTTGTCAAAAATATCGTCGGACTTTCGCGCATCCCCAGAGAAAAGAAAGGGCGATGGCGCGTCGAAGAACGTCCAGTGTTATCGGCCCATGCTTTTTCGTTCAGGCTAAAAATCCTCAACACTTTTTGGGACAAACCTTGATCTCCTAGCCGCGAGCTTTGctttgaagaagaagaagccgcTATACGCTATTGCAACCACATCCTTCTTGTCCGAATACACAGTCTATGCCAGCTTCCTCAGCGATCTTTAATCGTCTTGAAATTTGGCTTCGAAGAGAGCATGGGAAACATTCACCGCAAGAAAGGCGAGTTGCCGGACGAGCTCACGGGCTTGACGGAAAACGAGGTGAAGCTCGTCCAACAGACATGGCGCAAGTTCAGCACCGAGAACCCCGAATGCGGCGTGCTCCTTTTCCTCTCCCTGTTCATCAAGCACCCCGAGTACATTCAGCTGTTTGACCCCTTCCGCGGTCAGGCCATCGCGGCGCTGAAGGATAACCCAACGTTCAGGGCGCACGGGTGCTCCATCGGATACCACATCACCTCCATGGTAGAGAGCTTGCGCGACCCGGGCACCTTCGAGATACTGGTGCGCCGCAATGCCACCGAGCACATGCGCCGTAAGGGGGTCAAGCCGCTCCACTTTGAGGTGATGGGCCAGCGTATCGTGGATGTGCTGCAGGCCACAGATGAGCGCCACATGACACCAGCCGCCGTCCAGGCCTGGCGAAAGTTCTTCGCAGTGAGTAATCCATTTGGCTCCACTTAGCTGCCAGCCTGCGCTCCCCTTTCAGCTGAACGGAGGCGACCTTCACTGAAGCGATTGTCCTCCGGCATATATGATAGAAAAAACAACAGACTAGAACTCGTAAAATTTATTCATGGATCATGAAGCTGTGCACTATGACTTCCGCTATGCCACTGCACCTATCAACACTGAGCAGTGCTGACGGGCCAAGTAATGTCTGAGAGAAGCAATATGATTCTGAAATGGGGTTCTAGAAGCCATTTGAAATGCGTTCTCGCGAGAAGTGAAATCGTTACTGAGAATAACTGGCAATAAATGGTTCCTCTGCGCATAGTATAAGCTCAGCAAAAATGTCCGCCGTCATTTTGTGCATTCAGCACACTGGGAATTAACGGCACCTGCCTGCAGAGTGAAAACGTGATTAATTTCCCCCTGCCGTTTGTGCTCGTCTCAGATTTCAAACATTCAAAACTAAAGCCTCGAAGCAATTTTACGATTTTATGAATTTTCCCGCGAAAGTTTTTTGTATTACGGCAGGGTTAGCCGAAGTGAAGCGTGGACGCAGCCTGAGAACAGTGAACGAACGTTTTTGATCGGCAAGATTTTTATAGCGCACTGattgagtgattgagtgagtgagtataTTTTCCAGCAGAATAAGGTGACCTCTTCTTACCCTCCAGCTCTCTCTCTCCGACGAGAGATGAGGGCCAGAAGGAATTGGGGTGGACTGGGTCtccgcgtcagatgctggcctgTATTTAATGAATCCCGGCGGCCTCATAAGCCTGTTGGACTCAGAGGAGCTCGTATTGAGGGTCTTGGCTACGCAGCAGGTTTGCCAGGCGTCTCTACAATGTATTTTATTCGCCCGGCCCAGGGATTGTGTGCACTCCCAAATATGGTCGGCGGTcactctcactttacagttcTTACAATTGTCATCCTTAATTTCCGGGATAATATGTTTGATTGATATTGAGTGCACGTAGACGCCTGTTTTAAGACGTCTCCATGCCGGCGCTTACTGGTTATTAAGCTTCACAATGAGCAGGGAAAGTTGCCTGCGGTGTTGCCTGTAGTGATGAGTTATTTCTTGATATGATATTAGTCACCCTTCTCTTCTGTAGTTCTCGAGGTGGGGCTTTTCTTGAGCTGCTCGGttgtagagatctcgagccagctcaTGAGCAGCCTCGTTGCCACGGCCAGATTCGTGCGCGAGGGTCCAGATTATGTTAATTGGCCTGTCCAATTTTGTTTGTCTTAAAATTttggcagtgagaggagagaccCTCCCTCTACCGAAGTTTTGGATTGGATTGCTGTCATAGTGTCCCTTATAATATTAATACGAGATTGCAAGCCAAGGGACATGATGACATGATGGaagatgaaaatatgatttaatgggtTAGGACCTAGAGCGAACACtctgtcccgcgccactgccctcttcttcgtcttcgtaatATTACCCTGGTCCTCCGAGCGATCCTCCCAATCAATTGCGTAAATTCTGAAGGGTGAAATGACGATGATCATGGCCAAAGAAGACAGAAGATGAAAGGATTGCCATCAAGATTAAAGAGATGATCTGATGAACGGTTGCCCACGGAGCTTCAGGGATAGCAGTCGGCCgcccacagccgaaggtcaagggttaagGAATCGCCGGACAGCTTGGGCGGGGGTGACGTCTTGGTTCGGGTCATCGTCGGGTCAtagtacgtcaggtcctggtcgtcgtgtcttgtggtcggggatGGGGACGGGGCGTAGGATAGCGGCTGGCCGGTTCTGGTCAGTTCAATATCaggttgagccgggcggcggaaTCCAGGTCCCCTCGGCTGACGACGAAGGCGAGccgaaggcggcgatgctccaaGGACCAGGAGGACGATGAGGAACCGGCACCTTACAACAAATGAGACGACGTCGCAAGCCAAGGGACATGACGACGTGATGGAAGATGAAAGTATGATTTAATGGCTCCGGGCCTAGCGCGTGCGCTTCGTCCAGCGCCACTGCCCTCTTATTCGCCTTCGTAacaatacagtattgtgcgtttttatcgctgacacattcaaaaatttcccctcCTCAACCggtggctcatttgcggtgaaactgcacacagagcttgcgtagtatggtaacttttgtatcgtagcaagtttgacaatggtacttacttagttcaggcgcacatgatgcgaaaacgtaagcgtctacgagagatcggcgagccaaaacccgcagacgacgctttttcgctgagaaccggcagtggcgtcatctgttttcggcagcggaaagcctAATCGGCCTAGCCGTGACGCTTTCCGTGAACACTCCGTGAACGCGCCACTTTTCTTTGTAAATGTCTTCCACCTTTCCGTAGGGTGCGAAGGCCGCTCGGATGTCGTTGTCTTGCATACGGTAGAGTAGTCAGTGCAGTTTTAGCCTCATATCCTGGTTCGGTGGGACGATGATCATGCACCGCCATTCTTTACCCGTGAGTTCATGTGCGGCTAAATTTTTCTGAATTCTTTACTGTCCTTGAACGTCAGTGCTCACAAATAAACATCATTGTTCACACGTGCACACAGTGCTCACTCTGTTGCTGTTTTAGGAATGAATGAATATGGATATGATGTTGTGCGGAAGATAATTAATCAATTATCTTCAAAATAACTACGCTATTGGTCTGCCATTATTGAACACCATACATTTTATGCATAAAAATATCTcgtatgcttcttggtttcggtgaaagTAAGCTTCCCTCACGTATGTCATAATCAGCCGCTTTTCTCTTTTTCGTTGCCTTCACTTTATATTTTACGTTACGTGCAAAGTGCTGAGTACTGCTACATTTCAGAGTGATTATGAGCCTTGTGTCATGACTGTGAACGCCAGGAATGGCAAACAATAATGTCTGTACGGCTTTGTAATCTCTACATACAGTGTTTGTAAAGGGCTGAGTCACGCGTAGTGTTTCATGACCGCACATACATACGCGTCATGACCACACATACTTTGAGAAAACTGTAAACTTTACCTTACGTTACTTGAAAAGTGCGCAGTCATGTTATATTGAGGAACTGGTGCTAAACCATGCCACATCGCAGAATATGAGTAACTACTATGCATACTTTGTACACTGTACACCTTACATTACGTTTCTTGAATAGTGCAGAGTGATGATACGTTGCATAACGACAGAGTCAAGACAGTAATTACGAGTCATGACTTTTATGATAGGTAATAGTATGTTACGTTCTATTTATGATGAATCTCAACATcttcatcatcactatcatcaacagcctgactacacccactgcagggcaaaggcatctcccatgtctctccaattaaccctgtcctttgcatgTTCGCCCgctctatgcctgcaaacttcctgatcttctgccgcccctgctacgcttgccttttcttggaatacactccgttacccttaaggaccagcagttatcttggcttcacagtacatgccctcccaagcccatttcttcctcttgatttcaactagaatGTCACTAACACGTGTTTGTTCTTTCACCCACTATTCCCacttccgatctcttaatgttacatttttaatttttctttccatggctcgctgtgttgttcttGAATTAAACTGAACCATTTCCGTTAGGCTCGACCTTTGTGCCccgtacgtgagtaccggtaagttacagctgctgtacacttttctcttaagggatattggtagcctgctattcatgatctgagtgaacctgccatatgcgctccaccctattcttatcctcacagttatttccttctcataaTCTGGATCAGCACTCACTACCTGCACTAATTAGACGTACTGCTTTACCGCTTGCTGCACCTCGCTGacaattgtgaacagctgttcccttgccagactgttgattattgctttgatttttttcatgttaatttttagacccaccatttatGTCTGTCAGTAGAACTTATTGATCTGATTTGCAGTTCATGACCAGAGTGACACAGGccggcaatgtcatcagcgaatttcagattgtttaggtattgttcattaactcttatccctaactgtttccaattcaggcctcagaaatcctcctgtaaacatgcagtgaatagcactggcgagattgtgtctccttgcctgacgcccttccttatcggaattttatttcttgctttctgGAGGACTaaggtagctgtgcagttcctatatatatattcCCGTATTTTGACATGAatctcttctacaccctgattccacaattCCTGTATGACTGCTTTGGTTTACACTGAGTCAAATGATTtctcaatgaaggctatatatagggttaGTTATATTTcgcgcatttatctatcacctcACTGATAatgcgaatatgatctattgtggaatcgTTTTTTACGAAAGAGTGCCTGATCAC
The genomic region above belongs to Amblyomma americanum isolate KBUSLIRL-KWMA chromosome 9, ASM5285725v1, whole genome shotgun sequence and contains:
- the LOC144105179 gene encoding cytoglobin-1-like — its product is MGNIHRKKGELPDELTGLTENEVKLVQQTWRKFSTENPECGVLLFLSLFIKHPEYIQLFDPFRGQAIAALKDNPTFRAHGCSIGYHITSMVESLRDPGTFEILVRRNATEHMRRKGVKPLHFEVMGQRIVDVLQATDERHMTPAAVQAWRKFFACMVAIIQDVYDKAAAERAERASIASAASEYYSRTSTVKDETMLTLTPVRSTAASNGGGSDRAKVAASATLPAAHAVTAAKRAPRIIRQQSAVSTKASSGSEGHKADADTTSRQGRSAAKKTAKEKAPTMEGSRKKEPRKQRP